The region TCAATCTCTATACTATTTATGATGGCAGCCGCAGCCGTCAGCTTAGGGGTTTTGGTTTCATTTATCGTGACTAAAGCCATTGTATCCAAACTGATAAGTACTAATGATGTGCTCGCAGATATTGCTCAAGGCGAAGGTGACCTGACAATACGCATCCCAGAAACAGGGACTGATGAATTGGCATTACTTGCGCATAATTACAATACCTTTGCCGACAAGCTACAAGGCACAATATCAAAGCTTAATACGGTTTCAAATAGCATGCTATCTTCTGCACAAACTCTCACCAATAAAGCAAATAGTACTCAAGAAGAGGTACGCGAGCAGCAAGCACAAGCACAATTAGCGGCATCAGCTATGACACAAATGTCAGCCAGCGCACAAGAAGTAAGCAATAGTGCACTACAAGCATCAGAGCTTTCACAATCCACAGCAGACGCGGCAAATAAGGGAACTCAAGTTGTCGTTGATGCCACCAAATCAATGGAGCATCTTTCACTACAAATATCAGACGCTAGTGATACCGTAGAACTATTACGCTCAGACAGTGAAGAAATTGGTACTGTATTAGACGTTATTCGTAGCATAGCAGAGCAAACTAACTTACTGGCTCTTAACGCCGCAATTGAAGCAGCAAGAGCCGGAGAGCAAGGGCGTGGGTTTGCTGTTGTCGCTGACGAAGTTCGTTCTCTTGCATCCCGAACGCAAGAGTCTACTGAAGAAATACAAAATATTATTGTCAGTTTGCAGCAACGTTCAGAAAGCGCGAGCCAAGCAATGACAAAAAGCAGATCAAGCACTGAAGAGACAGCTGCACAAGTAAGCTCTGCAGAAAAGGTGCTTATGTCCATTGATGGCTTTATTGAACAGATAAATGATTCTATCGGCCATATATCAAGTGCCGCAGGCGAACAAGCTATTGCAGCCGACGAAGTAAGTATCAACGTGAATACCATGTCCGATATTTCAGATAATACATTAGAACAATCGATAGAAACGACTCAATCTGCAGAGCACCTTAACCAATTAGGGACAGAAGTTAGTGGTTTATTAGGACAGTTTAAAGCATAACATTAGCTTCTATCTCAGGCTTTAGCTAAGTGAAAACGTGCCGAATTCTAAATTCTACTATGCTGCGAACGAATACAAATTACCTGTTAGTAAACATTATTCCGCCAACAGGTAATTACTGGTATTAGAATCACTCTGGATTATTATACCAAGCATCAAGTAGCTCTTTTCCATATACAATTTCTATATTCATATGCAAAAACAGAAGAATCATCGCCAGTAAGGCACATATGATATTGAACCAAAAAGTAACTTTACCTCGAATGGATTCATAAGTAGCGATGCTAATGAAGACAAGTAAGAATGGATAGGAAATAGCTAACAAGAACAACCAACCAAGATAACTAGATATTGCCATTTGAGTCTGAGCCACAGTTACACCATTAATTTAGGAAGTAACTCAAATTATCATAATTTTTATAAATCAAACATTAATTCAGTCGTTACTTCACCATTCATTAGAGTCATATATCAATTTGCTCTTCAAAGGCTACGTTAAGGCAGTCTGTAACCTGCCTCACTCTGCTACTAATGCATAAACTTACAGTACTTTCTCTTTAATCACTGTAAACACGCCAGCGTCTTTGTTACTTGGTGCCATAAAGCGGGCTGTCTCTTTTACTTGTTGATGCGCATTTTCCATCGCATAAGAGTAGTAGCTCTCTTGCAACATTTCTAAATCATTCAAGTAATCACCAAAGCTCATTGTTTCTTCAAAACTAAAGCCAAGTGTGTTTTGTAGATGTTTAATCGCCGCACCTTTTGAGGCTTCTGCATTCATTATATCTAACCAAATTTTAGCACTAACCACCACTTGATGAGTTTCTCCAAATTTAGCATTAATGGTAGGATAGACAAACTCTTCTGTTCCATCAAAATGACAAATTGCGACTTTGATAAATTCATCATCAACCGCAAGAAGATCTTCTACATATTGGCAACGTTGGTAATATTTTGAAAATTCAGCCAACGCTTTTGGATCTTGGGTTTCGATGTAGGCTGAGTTTTTTCCGCAAAGTACAATCTGCGTGCCTTCGATTGAACGTGCTGTTTGAATAATGTTAATTATCGACGGTGTGTCCATCGAGCAACTGTATAGTTCTTTACCTTGATGCATCACTAACGTGCCGTTTTCAGCAATGAACATCATGCTATCTTTCACTGACTCAAAGGTTTCTAATAAGCTGTAGTATTGACGTCCAGAAGCGGCAGCAAACATGATGCCTTTGTCTTCTAATTGCTTATATAGATCAAAAAAACGTGGGTCTAATTGGCTATATTCATTAAGTAGCGTGCCATCCATATCGGTAGCGATAAATTTTACGTTATGTTTTTGCATTGATTGGTACCCAGAGATAATTTAAATTAAATAAACGCCCAGAAATACATATTATTTAGTACGTTACACCGAATAACTCCACCGTAAAATGAGAGACTACAGCTCCTTTTCAGCTGTATCATGTACCATTACTGTCAATAACAGAAGGTAAATTAACTAATTATTCTGGTGTGCTTGGTTCTCCAAAGCGTTCAATAAATTTTAGTGATGCTCGGTTTTGATTAATTTACCGAATTGATCATAATAAACCCAGTCACCAGATTGTCGGTTACTGATGTAACTGCCTTCACTGCGTTTTTCACCATTCGACCAATAGTTGAGCCAAAGCCCTTCTTTACGCCCACGTAGATAACTGCCTTTCTCTGTCAATTTTCCGTTGGTATGAAAGTAGCTCGCTTCGCCTTCTTTTTGTCCTTTTAACCATTGCTCTTGGAACTCTTGTTTACCAGTTTGGTAATACTGAGTAAGCAGGCCATTAAGTTTACCTTTCTCAAACTGAGCTTGCTGTTTGAGTTGGCCGTTAGTGTAGTATTCACGATGTTCACCATGCTGCTGGCCCGCGAATAATTCATTACTAAATGATTGCATGCCATCCTCAAACCAACCTTGCCACAGGCCTGTTTGTACATTTTTAATCATTTCACCTTGGCGTTTTAATTGACCATTGGTGACATAGTATTCCGCGTAAGGCCCTGTTTGAACGCCTTCTACGTAACTTTCACTGCGATAACGTATCTGTTTAAAATCAAAGTACTCACGCTTGCCGTGTAACTTATTGTTGGTATATTCACTGATATGAAGGATATTACCTTCTGCGATGGTACCAAAAGTTGGGTCACTTTCTTGGTAACGATAGCCCGTCCACACGCCGGTTTTCATATTGTCTTGATATAGACCTGTCACACGGCGACGACCGTTATAATACTCGGCGTATTCTCCATTTAACTTGCCGTCTAGGTAAGTTCTTTTACGCGTAACAACGCCTTGATTGTACGATAGCCATTCGCCAGATTTTTTGCCTTCGATGTATTCACCGGTTTCACTTGGATCTCCGTTACCAAGCCAACGAGCGTAGCTACCATGATATTTCGCTTGATAACTGTTCTCATCGGCAGTCGAAGCATAGTGAATCACTTCACGTGGTGAGCCTGTTTTATAGAAAGATTCATATTTACCTATCCAAGCACTGTTGAGACGCGTACCACACTCTTTTAACGCACCGTCTGCAAAATAGCTTTCAGAGCGACCAGTCTGTTTGCCGTGTTCGTAATAATCAATGCTACGCAGTTTATCGGTCGCATAGTAGCGAGTTTGCTTGCCGTGACGTTCACCCGCGAGCCAGTTTTCCTCACTTTCCATTTCACCTTGGCGATAGCGTGTAAACAAACCATCTTTAACGCCTTGTTTGAAATTGCCTTTTTCAATCAATCGACCTTCAGAGTCATGCTGCTCTTGATTGCCATGTAGTGAATATTGACCGTTATCTGCCAGTATGGTGGTGTGGTAATTGGTCAGCTGTTTAAGCTTACCGTCATCAAAATAGAACTTCTGTTCACCAGCTAGTTTACCCCGTTTGAAATTGCTCTCAGCGATAATCACTTGATCCGCATTATAGATAACTTGTAGACCATCAAACTCTCCCTCTTGGTAGTACTCTTTTTTATAGAGGTTACCATTTTCATGATAGCGTAACGATTCGCCATCGAGGTAGTTGTACTTATAGGTTGCCTGTTGGGCAAGTTGTCCACTAGGGTAGTAAGTTAGCACTTTGCCATTGTGTACGCCCGCTTCAAAATGCATTTCACTATTGAGAGTGCCGTCGTCATAGAAGTTTCGCCAAGTGCCTTGTCGTTCACCTTGGGTATTGTACTCACCTTCAACGATAATTTGCCCTGCACTATTTTGCTCGAGGTAACGGCCTGAAAGGTGGTTATTGGCGTACTCTTGGCGTAAGGAAACCATACCGTTTGCATGGTAGGTTTCCCACACGCCGTGGCGAAGATTATCCCGATAGGTTTCTAGCGCTTGTCGTTTACCACTGCTAAAAAATCGCTCTACTTTTACTTTTTGCCCATTTTGATAGAAGGTTGTTTGATCGACAGTACCTTGATAATTGTATTGTTCCCAATCCCCATCAGGCACACCTTTACGATAGTGCTGCTTTTCACTTAGGTTGCCACTGTTATCAAACAACTGCCATTGACCATCTTGGTAACCTTGCACATATTGCCCATCAAGCAGTTTTTGGTTATTTGGCAAAAATACCTGCCAACGGCCATTCGGCACGCCTTGGGAAAATTGGCCTACGGTGTAACCTTGGTTATCTCTGACAATAGTGATGTCACCATTTAGTGTCATGCCGTTGGCGATACTGTAGTAGAAACTGACTCCATCTTGTTGGCGGGTTTCTATCATCAAAGATGAGATCTTTTGTGAGGCCTGTGCGCTAACGCTGGTTAAAGAGGCGCAGGTTAGCGCGGTCGTTATGATTGCTTGATAAAAATACATGCAGATCCTTGGATGCGATATAGGCAATAACTTGATTGCGAGAGTTTATTTAACTGATATCGACGTCGCTTTCCAGCATTGGTTTTAGGGTTTGAGACTTTGATCATGAAGAATGACCAGTTTGTCAGCTCTCAGTATTTAATTGATGGCCGCATCGCAGCCTAATTATTAATGTTGTTTTATCTAAATCTCGAAAGATTATTCTTTTGACAATCTAGCCCCCTAGAAAAAGAATGCCGCTCACCTTAATTGAGCGGCATTACCCATGAAGTCCTTTTGAATGTTATTACTTATCGTTTAATATATTCACTTCTTATCACATCACTCATCATCAATGTGAACAAGCTTGGTACTGCCACCATGTAGCTTCTCACGACGGCGTTGTACCATGGCATAGAAACCAGGGATAAGTAGCGTACCGACCAATAATACACACAGTAAGCCGCCAATCAGTGACACACCCAGAGAGTTTTGGCTGATGTAACCCGCACCTGATGCAAACACCAATGGCAAAATACCTAAGATGAATGACCACGATGTCATGTTAACCGCTCGGAATCGTAGACGACCGCCATTTACTGATGCGTTATCCAAATCCGTCTCTTTCTCTTCACGCTCGTTTTTCGCAAACTCTACAATCAAGATTGCATTTTTTGCGGCCAGCGCGATCAAGAGAACCAAGCCAATTTGAGCGTATAGATTCAATGGCATTCCGGCTAAATTCAAGGCCACAAAGGATCCTAATGTCGCCACAGGAACCACAAGAATGATCGCAAGTGGAATACTCCAACTCTCGTACTGTGCCACCATGAATAGATAGATAAAGATCAGGGCTAAAGCAAACGCATAAATCGCTTGGTTACCCGCTTTCACTTCTTGGTAAGCCATGCCTGTCCACTCGTATTGGTAGCCATGAGGAAGCACTTCAGCGGCAACACGCTCCATTGCAGCAATCGCATCACCACTTGAATAGCCTTCAGCAGGTTGTCCTTGAATAACGGCTGAACGATACATGTTATAACGCCACGCTACATCGGGTTCAAATACCGTGTCATAAGTCACTAATGTACTTAATGGCACCATTTGACCCGAGCTCGCACGCACATGGAATTTATCTAAATCATCCATGCTGCTACGGTACTCACTGTCCGCTTGCATTGTTACGCGGAAGTTCTTACCAAACATGGTGAAGTCATTGACGTACATCGACCCCAAATTACCTTGCAGCGTTTGGAAAATAGAACCAAGTGATACACCAAGTTGTTTGGCTTTTTCACGGTCAATATCTACATAGTAGTGCGGAACATTGGCACGAAACGTACTGAATGTGTATTGGATTTCAGGCTGCTTATTTGCTGTCTGGATCACCTCATTCATTACATTAGCAAGATCAGTACGATTACGACCTAACGTATCTTCCAGCACAAATTCAAAACCAGAGGCTGCGCCCATACCTGGAACGGCGGGTGCACCCATCGCAAAGATCACTGCTTCTGGTAGTTCCATTGCAGCACGACCATTAATGCGATTGGTAATGGCGAATGAAGAGTTATCCCCTTCCATCTCATTACGAACGTCCCAAGGCTTTAATTTAATGAATAGAGAAGCACCATTAGATGCCGCTGCTCCCGTTAAGAACGCATAACCATTGGCGATGGTAACGCCATCTACACCCTGCTCTTGCTCTACAATCTCTAGTAATTTTGCAGAAACTTCTTCAGTACGAGAAAGTGATGCTGAATCTGGCAACTGCACGTTAACCAGTAAGATCCCTTTATCTTCTTGAGGAACAAATGCCGTTGATGTGTTTTTCGCAAGGTACGTTACCGAGCCAAGCGCTACAGCAAAGAACATCATCAATATCATTGTTTTTCGAACAAAAAATCCAGCAATATCACCATATTTATTGGTCACTTTATCTAAGCCACGGTTAAAGGCTTTAAACCAACGAGCGGTATTATCACCGCCTTGTTTAAGCACCAAAGAACACAATGCAGGAGACAGTGTTAAGGCATTAATCGATGAGATAATTACCGCAATACAGATGGTTAATGCGAACTGGCGATACATGATACCCGTAATACCCGGAAGCATTGCTACCGGAATAAACACCGCAAGCAGAACCAAGGTAGAGGTAATGATTGGGCCGGTTACTTCTTTCATCGCGATTAACGTCGCTTTTCTTGGGCTTAACGAGGGATCACGCTTCATGATGGTATCGACATTTTCGATAACCAAAATGGCGTCATCCACCACGATACCAATGGCCAAGATAAGACCAAACAAGGTCACGGTATTAATGGTAAATCCGGTCATAAGCATGACAGCAAAGGTACCAATTAACGATACAGGGATTGCGACAACGGGAATTAGAGTGGCACGCGCACTGCCTAAAAACAGATACGTTACCGCGATGACCAATAGAATCGCTTCAATTAAGGTTTTAATAACCCCTTTAATCGATTCTGCAACAAACAAGGTCGTGTCATAACTAGTCTCATACGCTAAGCCTTCAGGAAAAGTAACGCTGAGTTTATCCAGCATCTCCATTACGGCTTTTCCACTCTCTAATGCGTTGGCATCGGATTGCAGAGATAAGGTTACGATAGAGGCATCTTTTCCTCTAAATTGACCATTACCATCGTAGAATTTTTTACCTAACTCAACACGAGCAATGTCTTTTAGGTAAACTGATGAACCATCGTTATTTGCACGAAGTACGACGTTTTCAAACTCTTCAACTGATTCTAAACGTCCTTTTGTCACCAAGTTAAACTGCACATCTTGCGCACTGGCATAAGGCGCTGCACCAATTTTACCTGCAGCAACCTGTACGTTTTGCTCCGCTAGTGAGGCATGAACATCAGAGGTTGTTAAGCCTAAGTTGGTCATTTTATCAGGGTCGAGCCAAACACGCATTGCGTATTCACCACCACCAAGAACACCCACTTCACTGATCCCAGTAACACGCGCTAACTGATCTTTGATATTCAAATTAACGTAGTTAACCAAGAACTGATCGTCATACTTACCCTCTGGCGAGTAGAAGTTCAGTACCATCAATAAGTCAGGTGAGCGCTTTTTAACGGTGACACCGACCATGCGTACTTCTTGTGGCAATTTAGATTCAATCTGCGCCACACGGTTCTGAACGTTAACCTGAGCCATATCTGGATCGGTGCCCACATCAAAGGTAACGTTAAGGGAGTACGAGCCGTCATTGGCACTTTTTGAGGACATATAAATCATGTTCTCAACCCCATTAACCGAGGTTTCTATTGGATCGGCAATGGCCTGTTCAACTACCTCTGCACTTGCCCCTGTGTAGTACGCATTCACGCTTACCGAAGGTGGACTGATTTTTGGGTATTCCGCCACAGGAAGAATGGCTAGCGCAATCGCTCCGGCAAGAGTAAGAATAATAGAAATAACCAGAGCAAATTTAGGACGCTGTATAAAAAAACGACTTAACATATTAAGACTCCGTATTTTCTAAACGAACCTGAACACCATTTCGAACACGCTGTAATCCTTTAACCAGTACTTGCTCATTTGCTTCTAAACCAGAGCTAATGATCACCCCTTCTGGTAGCTGCTTACCCAAGGTCACATTGCGTCTTTCTGCGATATTTCCTTCCGTTAATACCATCACAAAGCTGCCTTCTAAGTCACTTTGCACCGCACGTCGAGGGGTAACAATTACATTGGTTGGTTTCTTTTCACGTAGGTTGACGTTGATGTGCTGGCCAGGCAGTAATGTGAAATCAGGATTTTGAACCAAAGCACGAAGGGTTAATGTGCCTGTCGTTTGGTCGATACGGTTACCAATATAATCAATCTTACCTAAGTGGTTATATTCTTTATCGTTTTCAAGATTAAGTACCACTTCAACTTGATTTGATGCACCAGTACCATCGCCTTTTACTTGATCGATCCCCATCAATAAACGTTCACGCTCACTAATAGTAAAACGAGTATGAATTGGGTTTAAGCTAACTAGAGTAGTTAATGGACCTGAAGCCGGAGAAACAAGATCACCAAGACTGACTTTGCTGTCACTGATACGTCCAGAGAATGGCGCAATAATGCGAGTATAAGAAAGGTTCACTTCAGCAATTCGTAGCTGAGCTTGAGCCGATTCAACTTGTGCTTCAGTACTTAATAGCTGTGCAGTTAAACCATCAAATTCAGCTTTACTAATATTGCCTTTTGGAAGCAGGTTCTGACCACGTTCAAAATCTAACTGTGCTTTTTTGAGTGCCGCATTAGCTTGGGTGATACCCGCTTTGGCATTGGCTACTTGTGCTTCAAAAGTAGAGGGATCTATTTGGAAAAGTACATCGCCCTTTTCAACCATTTGGCCTTCTTTGAACGAGCGAGACTGAATATAGCCAGAAACTTGGGCAACAATAGATGCATCTTCCATTGCTTCAATACGACCAATATAAGTTTTACCTTGTTGATATTGAATTGATTCAACGGTATGAGCTGCTACAAGAGGGGCTGGAGGAGCTGTTTTAGTCGTCGCTTCATCACTGCAGCCTACAAGTAAAGCAGCACTAATTAAAGAAGCAAGAAGAGTTTTGTATTTCATAAAATAACCATTTAACTGTCGGATTCTGTACATTCTGACAGTTAAATGATTGAAATTATTAATGTTAAATCGCAGAGATTGTTACTGAATGTGTCTGCAATTTACGTTTAGCCAAATTTAGAAACGATTTACAACTAACATATTGATATATAATGAATTAAATTGAAATCTAAAAGCTTACAAATTTACATTAGCTTGGAATGTCCAAGCAACAAAACGGCTTATTTTCTGGCCTTGAGCCATATCAACCGTCTTAATAGTTTTAACACCCAATCGTGCAAGCTCTTGATGTAAAGCTTCTACGTTTTCTTTCTTAGAAATCAATGTTGTAAACCATTGAACTTGCAGTGCAAATTCACAGCTTTCTTTTGCCATTTGAGTAATGAAGCCAAGCTCACCACCTTCACACCAAAGTTCTGCGTTTTGGCCACCGAAGTTCAGTTTTTTCACGCCTTTTAATTCATTGTAAGCGTGACCTTTCTTCGATTTATTTGTCGCTAAATTCTGTTGCTTACGCTCTGATCCTGCTGTTGCTTCTGCTTCTGATGCATGGAACGGAGGGTTACACATAGTGAACGCAAATTCATCTTGTGGCTTGATAACACCTCTAAAGATATTCTCTTCATTTTTTTGCTGGCGACACTCAATACCCTTCTTCAGGCTTGGGTTGTTGTTCGCAATGAACGACGCCATTTTTAATGCTTGAACATCAATATCAGAACCAACAAAGTTCCATTTGTATTCACGGTGACCAATGATAGGGTACACGCAGTTAGCGCCAACACCGATATCTAAACCACGAACGTTTTTACCTGTTGGGATCTCGCCTTCATTAGTGATTGCAAGTAAATCAGCAATGTTATGAATATAGTCAGCACGGCCAGGAATTGGTGGGCATAAGTAACCTTCTGGAATATCCCAAAATGGAACATCATAGAAATGCGCTAACAGTGCTTTGTTCAATGCTTTAACAGCAAGAGGATCTGAAAAGTTGATTGATTCATTACCATATTGATTCGTTTCAACAAATGCTTTCAGTTCAGGAGATGTTGCAATCAACGCAGGAAAATCATAATTAGCATTATGTTTATTACGAGGATGCATCGGTGTTTTTGTAGGAGCAGATTTAGAATGAGTCATGTAAGTTTACTGATAATGAATAATAGCCGCCATCATAGCCGATGTGTCTGACAATTACTTAAAAAAATAGCCATGATCACTGTAAATCATGGCTATTTTTATTTCCGATAAACCAAAAGAAGCCGTACTAATGTCTTAAGTTATCCCGAATAGAGGTTAGCTAATACAAACTTGATTTTTACCTTGGCTCTTTGCTTTATATAATAAATTATCAGCTTGCTTCAGTTCATACTCTGACCATATATCTGACACGCTTCTCGCCCCATTCAAGGTGGAAAGTACAATCGCACCACATGAAACCGTCATATGAATATCTCCACCACTCTTTAACGTGCATGGGCTGACTTCAATTGCTCGACGAATACGCTCCAAAACCGCTTTGACTTGTTCGCTATTACTTGCATTGACCATAACAACAAATTCTTCACCGCCAAAACGAGAGACCATATCAGTTCCTCTTAATGATCCTTTAATGGTACGAGCAAGGTGAATAAGAGCTTCATCCCCCGCCTCATGCCCATAGATATCATTAACGGATTTAAAATTATCAATATCTAGAATCGCAATGCCTACATAGTTATCTGATGGTACGCTCTCTATCTTATGAACAAAACCACGTCGATTGAGCAATCCTGTCAATAAATCCGTCATAGAGGTTAGCGTTAGTGCTGTATTATCTGCTCGTAGATACTGAAAATGAATTAATAAGATAGAAACAATAAAACTAGAGATAAACACAATTATTGCCATGTAATTATCTTCAAGGATATGAAGTAAGTGCTCAAATCTAGACTCATTAATGGTTAAAAACAATCCTGTTTCGGAATTATTAACTAATATCGGTTTAGATTTACTAAAAGTAAGTAACCCTAATTTATTCTGACCTATCTCATTAGTAATTTGGTAGCCTTCTTTACTTACATCTAATAAGGTGTCGACCAATATATCAATACCTAAAATCCCTTTAAACTCACCCTTTATATATATACCAGTGGTTAATGTAAATACAGGTTTCCCCGTTAATAGATCTTCATATTCACCAGTGTATACAATACGATTATGTAAGCCTTCTTCACCATACTTTAAGGTATTAGACCAATATGGACGATTATAAATAACCTTGTCGAATGAATTGGCTTGTACGCTATAGGCATAATCAGAGGGGGATGAGATAAGATATTTATCTTTAGAGATAAAATACACATTGGCAACATTATCTACTTTACCTGCAAAATAGGCCATTGGGGGGGCCATTTTCATTCTCTCTAATGCGTTTTTATTTAGCTCATGATCCGGGTCACACATCGATTTAGGGCCAGCAAAAACAAAATCGTTTTTAATCAGATCTTTA is a window of Aliivibrio wodanis DNA encoding:
- a CDS encoding putative membrane associated regulator, GGDEF family protein, yielding MKSNTLIDSKHAMRTCCFLFLVFFVVIFWSFAQEDKRLFTQDKMLVSRSLEELTNILKSLDYNISALYELDRHFEITNTAKVVHDTCYFVNDRSKSSKDLIKNDFVFAGPKSMCDPDHELNKNALERMKMAPPMAYFAGKVDNVANVYFISKDKYLISSPSDYAYSVQANSFDKVIYNRPYWSNTLKYGEEGLHNRIVYTGEYEDLLTGKPVFTLTTGIYIKGEFKGILGIDILVDTLLDVSKEGYQITNEIGQNKLGLLTFSKSKPILVNNSETGLFLTINESRFEHLLHILEDNYMAIIVFISSFIVSILLIHFQYLRADNTALTLTSMTDLLTGLLNRRGFVHKIESVPSDNYVGIAILDIDNFKSVNDIYGHEAGDEALIHLARTIKGSLRGTDMVSRFGGEEFVVMVNASNSEQVKAVLERIRRAIEVSPCTLKSGGDIHMTVSCGAIVLSTLNGARSVSDIWSEYELKQADNLLYKAKSQGKNQVCIS